The following DNA comes from Pirellulales bacterium.
CGTGGCCACGCCGTACACGCCGCCGGCCAGTTCGCCGCCGCTCCAGGTTTCCACGCTGTGCGCGTGTCCCAGCCGGTGCAGTTGTTCGTAAGCCGCAATCATTTCGGGCGTTAGCCAGGTGTGATTGTGTCGATCGCCCACCGTGGCGCAGCCGCGAATGACTCCGGAAAAATCCTTGTCGCCGGTCAACGTAAACCGCCCACCGCGAAGTGTTTCGCCCAGGCGGCGGGAAACATGAAAGCCATTCAACTCGAAAATTGCCCGCGGATCGGGCGACCACCATTGCGGTTCTTCCACGCCGTCAATCAGCGGCCAGGGAAACAGCCCATGGCGGTAAGCATCCAGGAGGTTATCGGGCCGCAAAGTTCCGCCGACGCATACCAGCCCATACTCGTTCGCCGATTCAGCGGGAGGAAACCATCGAGATGGCGGAAGTTCCGGCATGGTTTCCACAGTAACCGAAGAGTGATTGAGGAGCGAGGGGCGAAACGGCCAGGAACAACAACCAGCGGCAGACAGCGCAAGTTTTTCCAGCGCGCGGCGGCCAATCGCTACAACGGAAGGCGGCGAGTTTTGTCTGGGATTTTTTGTTTGGCGACAAAAAGGGGATGTTTTGTCAGCCGTCGGCCTTCTCCCGTTCAGGAAATTCGCGGGTGTTCGTGATCGAAGGTGTGACATAAGTCGGCCAGTTTGAGTTCGCGGTGAAGCATTTCCGATCGATTTGTTTGCGGTTGGTATCGGCGTCCGGCTGGGCCGGCTGCGAGCAACTTTCGGCTGGCGCTAGAGCGGCAATTGCAACAGCAAGCACAGCACTCGCGCATGCGGCGCGCACTATAACAAACGAGTGGCTCAAAAATGGGGAAAAATCTTTGCGGCCGGGAAAATTATGGGCAATTTTTTTCCGCGTTCACGATGCCGGGGGATTTGGTGGTGATGCACTTGGGATTTCAGGGTGGCGTGGTCGAACCAAGTGAGCCCACCGTGCCGCAATTCCGGAGGCTCGTTGCGCTTGTTCCCGGCCACCCATCCAGCTTCATGCCAAAGTTCATTACAATCCCGAGGCGTGGCCGGCGATGCCATTGCCGGCGGTATGCGGTATACTGGATTTCGCGGCCAAATTTCCTGCCGCGCGGGAACAATCGCTTCGCCATTGCAGCAGCGAGTTTTTCCGCCACACTCAACGCAAACTCCAGCCGTCATGGATTCATTCAATAATCCGGCGCCTCCGCAGCGGCCGGCCGGGCCGCCCACCGAACGAAGCGACCGGATGCCTAGCCGGTTGCCGTTTTTGCTGCTGCTTTTGTTGGGCGTAATTGTGCTGGCCTTCTTGCCGGCGCTGTTGGGGCAAATTGAATACGCCCGCACTAAGAAGGAAGTGCAGGCGCTACAGGAATCGCTGCCGGCGCTGAATTTGAAATCGCTCAGCAAGGCGTTCACGCTGGTGTATCGCAAGGTGAAGCCCAGCGTGGTGCACGTCGATACACGCCGGGAATTGCGGGCCCAGCGGAATGGGTTCGGCCAATTTTTTAACGGCGGGCCGCGCTCCTATGCCGAGGAAGGGGAAGCCTCGGGC
Coding sequences within:
- the aat gene encoding leucyl/phenylalanyl-tRNA--protein transferase encodes the protein MPELPPSRWFPPAESANEYGLVCVGGTLRPDNLLDAYRHGLFPWPLIDGVEEPQWWSPDPRAIFELNGFHVSRRLGETLRGGRFTLTGDKDFSGVIRGCATVGDRHNHTWLTPEMIAAYEQLHRLGHAHSVETWSGGELAGGVYGVATGGLFAAESMFFRQRDASKVALFHLVQHLRRRGYCLMDIQQLTDHTASLGAVEIPRMEYLERLAEALELQVEFGTLEPPDYRTDDK